In the Bos mutus isolate GX-2022 chromosome 15, NWIPB_WYAK_1.1, whole genome shotgun sequence genome, CTGAATTTCAGCAGGAGCAGGTGAGTTTACTAGGTATACGTGGGGTTGGCTTTTTGGTCAACTTAGAATGACTGGATTTTAGGTATCATTCCTACTGGACAGGGAGACAGGAAAAGGTTGCTGCCCCCAGTAACCTGTGGGGGAGAGCCGTGCCTCCACTAGCACTGGCTGTCTGTCCTGCTTCTAAGAATCACCCAGAAGGGAGATTTACAGCCTCCTCAAGGGCTGGTTTCAAGGCCTGTCCCAGGAAGTTCGTTTTGCTGTGTAAATCCTAGCTGCTTTGTGACTCACATATGCCCTTTCCCCAGTGCACGATGAGTTCAGGACAGCAGCGGTGGAAGGCCCTTTCGTCACCCCCGACATGGAAGACTGTGGCTACAACATCCCCCAGACGGATGAGTCGACCCTCATGACCATAGCCTACGTCATGGCCGCCATCTGCGCACTCTTCatgctgcccctctgcctgatgGTGTGCCAGTGGCGCTGCCTCCGCTGCCTGCGGCACCAGCACGACGACTTTGCTGATGACATCTCCCTGCTGAAGTGAGGAGGCGTGTGGGCAGGAGAGAGAGATCCCCCCGAACCACAGCTGGTGGTTCACTCTGGTCACCAGGAGGAGACACGGACGGCACCTGTGGCCGGGGCACCTCAAGAGCCTTGCCCACCCACAAATGCCTCTGTCTtgacagagaagaaggaaaagctgGCAAGGTGGGTTGCAGGGACTGCACCTGTAGGAACCAGGACAGGGAAGAAAAAGTACTCTGACAGCGGGAATACTCTTGGTCACCTCAAACTTGAGTTGGGAAATCCTGCTGCTGGAAACTTCAGCCCTGAACCTTTGACCACCATCCCTTTATAGAGTCTCCAACCCAAAGTATTCTCCTTTTCTTACTTCTGGAAGTAAGGTGACCCCCCACAGGTGTCTGCAGTACCCTGGCAGAGCGAGGGCGAATCCCGTTTCCCTGCTGGCCAGTCAGCGGGCACGGATGGACGCACAGTTTGCTATTTGCTTTAGAGATAGGGACTGTATAGACAAACCTAACTTTGGTGCAAAGACTGCctcttgaattaaaaaattattaaaaaacaatttgtaCAAATAATTTGTACAAACGGGGGTGGCTGGAtgaggagacagagagggagtgCAAAGACAGGGAACAGCTAGGATCAATGCTAGGCAAGGTTAGAAAGTGCCTGCTCGCTAGGCCCAGTTTTAGACAGCATCTCCAAGACAGAACCCATCTTCTAAGATGGATGTTGCTTCCCAGTGTCTTCTTTTCTGTGGTTGCAGCCTGACCAAAAGTGCGATGGGAAAAAGGGCTTCTCTAGCCAAAAAGCTCTTTTTAGCTCTCTTAAAGGAAAAGTGCCCACTAAAAGGTTCCATCTGACAAATGAGTTTCTACCTTATTAATTCCTTGTCCCTACCTGAACCCTCTAGTCTACATGTGATAGGCAGCACTGAAACATCCTCAACCCCCAGGAGCCCCAGATGCCCTACGGGAAATCAGCCAGAAGAGAGCAAATACAACAGGGCTGCACTTTGTCTTCCTGGCTGCCTGTTCACCCCAACCCCGCCCAAGCCCCATTTCTCCAGAGCTTCGCAGCTGAGGTGCTAAGAGCAGATAGGAGTCCTCTCCTCTCTAATCCTTGAAAGCAGAATCCTGGAGATTCATTCAACAGGTACAGAGTTGATGCTCTGTACCCCTGCCTGGATTTCTTTCTGTTCAGCTGTAAGTGGTAGTAACATCTTGACATAATCATAGCAGCTTCGTTGCCTTCTCACCCTCTCAAGGTCGCCCTCGTTTACTTGGCTAAGGCATCCCACAGTGGCACCAGTATTATGCCAAGAGTGTCAGGAACGCAGGGCTTTCTGGCTCCAGCAGCATCACCTTCAGGAACTAGGCTGCGTGGAGAAAGGATGGCAGATGCCAGGCTTTCTGATTCCCTTCACCACAAGAGTCCCTTGATGGAGGCCATCCTTGGCCCCATCCTCCTCTTTACTTCCCATTCCTCATATGACTTGGGCACCCAGGCTGGTTCTTGGGCCAGGCAGTGGGGACCAAGTTCATTTCCTCCCTATCAGTTCTAAGCCAGTTGACTAGACCAGTGTTAGTGGGAAGAGCTGAATTCTCTGACTGTTCCACTGGATCCTATTCCTATCTGGTCAACACACTGCTTCCAGGTATGGAACCTGCAGAGAGTGGACATACCTGCAGAAGAGGCAGAGGGAAACACAAGGAGGGCCTCGGGAGATCCTGGCCTCAGTCAGCTGCCCACAAGCCATAAACCAATAAAACAAGAATACTGAGTCACAGTTTTTTATCCGAGTCCTCGTCATTCCCACTGCACTTGATGCTGCTCTGGCTGGCTGGGAACACCCCATGACCACAGAGACTGACAGGAAGATTGGAGACTGTCCACTTCCGGTTCCGAACTTACTGTGTAAATAAACTTCCAGAATTGCTTCTATGAAATGAAAATGCCACGTTCTGCTTTATAATTCTTGAACCATGTTGGGGAAAACTGGCTTTCCCCAGCTCTTTCCAGGGCATAAAACTCAACCCCTTCATTAGTAAGACTCGTTGTccgatttttttctttaaaagagaaaacttgtacttatttttcttttcatggtttcttcctttcttatccTGAAACCATGAACTCTGAAGTGTAAAAAAAATCTTGACCACAGCTTCTTGcttgtaaaaatatgtattatatatttctatttttaaatctaCACCAGAAAAATGACTGTGCCATCCCCACTCACTGCATCAGAGGCCTTCCCTGTGGGTCTACATGGCTTGTACCAGTGCAGGCCAGGGGACAGAGGGAAAAGGGAGAACAATGGAGGCCAAAACGTAAGTGTTGCTTTTGGATGGATCCTGAACAAGAAAGCGGAGAGCGATGAGAccccgcccccacacacaccctccacCACACTGTCCCCCTGTGGCAGCCGGCTTTCCAGGGGCTTTCACTAGGAAGCAGTTAAGCCCCCtatcccctccttttttctctttactcCTTTGGTGTCAAGGATTTgtggaaaagaaacagaatattctTTATACCCAtttctaatttctaaattttcatgGGATATTGAAAAATACAGCAAGTGGCCGGAAGGCTGCTGCAAAGTTGAGGGGAGATAAAATCTTAAGATTCCAAGATAAAAAATGAATCCCTCCcccaagtgaaaaaaacaaagaactggtCTTCCACATTGCCGCCTTCCCTGTTCATGATAGCTGCCAAACGGGAGACATTAACATGTCATTAACCAAAAAAAGTGGGTCATCTGACCTCTACAGTGGGGAGTGTTCAGGCCATTTCAGTCACCCTACAAGATGCCAAGGAGATCCCGGGAAATCCAGCTCCTTATACTGATGCCAGTCAGTAAACCTGGGCAAGTGAgacaagagaggagaaagagtaTGTTCATGACCTGACAGTCCCGGGTGAAACACAAAGCAGGAAGAGTCACATGAACACAGAGGAGAGAATTATTTGCTCTGACAGGAAAAGTCTTTGCTACCCTCATAAGTACTGCCAGTGCCAGTAAGCATTTCCAGGTCCAAGAATGGGAAAAATTCAGCTGTTGGTAATATAATAATATCCTTTCCCTGGAGCTAATTTTTTATTAATGCTTAATTTttacttgggctttcctggtagctcagctggtaaagaatccgcctgcaatgcaggagaccctggttcaactcttgggtcgggaagatcccctggagaagggataggctacccactccagtattcttgggcttccctggtggctcagctggtaaaaaatctgcctgaagcCATTGCAAGAGTAAAGATAAAAGGATAGGAAAAAATTCAAAGCTCTAATAGAAACTCAGCTTTCCCAAGTATAAACCTAGGAACTGGAAGTGCTcagtaagaagaggtggaaaaatGACTCAGTTCCAACTAGTTATCCACAGAACAAATGACTTATAAACTTGAAATATAACTTCCCTTCTTCATATTACTTTGGTCTCCATTTTCTCCCTGATAGGAAACATGTCCCCATAGCTTTCTGGCTTCAAAAATTCAAACCTATATCCCATGATCATTCTGAAAGTAATTTTGCACAGACATCTCCTCACCCCAGTGCCTGCCTGGAACTCACTCAAGGTCACCAAACAACTTGGTTGTGAACCAACCGCCTTAACCTTCAGGGGGAAGAGGGAATAGCTAGACCAGGAAACTGGAAGTGAATGGGGAAAAGGTGAGGACTTCACAAGCTTGGTCTATGAGAGCTTGATCAGAAGCCAAGGCAGTGGTGGAAACGGAGGGCATGGCCCAGAACAGACCTGTGGGCTGTGCTAGTTTCTAAAGAGATGACTACCCAGGAAGCAGGGAGGACAGAAGTCTGTGGGAGGCATGGGGGCAATGGGACCTGGTTACACTGTTATTCTTGGACTGTGAATTTTGCTGATGTAAAACAGACTATTCTGTAAACCTAATGTCATgtacaaataacaagtgttaacgcagtaaaacattcaaaatgaaaagtcaaactgTCAGGGTTACATCTTGTTTTCCTCAATCAgtctcattttctccatttggagGAGAGGGGCTGAACAGCACTGAGGCTTCCGGAGGCTTTCAGTGAGCAAGGCATCTGGCTGAACAGCAGGTGAGCACCAGGGTTCAAATCTGCATACATGAGCCTTAAGAAAATGGACTAGAGGCTGAGCCAAACCAAAGCAGGGTGACCGTAGAGCAAGAGCAGCTTCCTAGCTGGTTTTTACATGTATCTGAAAACAGCCCTAGGCAGGAATATCGTAATTTCAAGGCCAAATGAAACATCACCTTACCTACAATCTGCTTCCCCCAGAGGACCTGCAAGGTGAGGGGGACAGACCATTTCTGCATAATATACATACTTTCATTTACGAACATTTGAATACAGACTTTCTATACACACATTAcctatataataaaaatgtacatgGCATGAGTATATGTCACTGTATAAATATAGAGTTTTAGAAATCTGGAACCCGCGCATCCTGTTCACATCAGTTTCTCCTCTTCATCCTCCCAGTCAGGTCCGTCATTTAAGAGTTGGACAAAAGGGACAGGTATCATTTGTGTTGGTCTGGGCCCAGAATTTGATAcactggaaagaaagagagacataCCTCAGGTTGCTCTGAAAAGATGGAGAGGGGTGGAGAGTGTGGTTAAGGTTTTCAACAGGTGCATGGAACGTTAACTAAGTCAGAAAAGCTCACTGGAGGACCTGAGGGCTGGTTCACTGGCTTTTACCTCCAGAAGAGTCTTCAGAGCAGGTGAACCTGATTTTTTTACAGGGAACACTAAAAACCAGCTCATCACAGTGTGAAGCTGCTTTCTGTTGACTGACTAGGCTTGCTGCTTCTTACAATCCATTCAGGATATGCATTGCCCTCAAATCTTATTCAGGGTTTTCCCTTCCTAAGAATTTAGATGTAAATTTAGTTTCTACCTCTTAGAAacacaaaatgaacaaaacaaaatagtaaaAAGGAAATCATCCCGGGTGCTAAGAGACTTAACTCAGTCTGGTAACATAAGAGATAGGAATAACTTGTCAGTTGGCGAAGATAATCTGTAACAGGTGAGTCGTCAAACTATTTTATTAATGGAGTTACATATTTCATATTCAAGTTCCCTATCCCATTCCTGTCACCTAAGCAAAATCTCTTGGGAATGGTACATCTGAAACAATGACTAGATACATACATCTTTTTGTCAATTTTCCAAGACAGTGACTCTCAGTGTTCTAGTAAGAACTGTTTATCCAGTCCAGTCCCCTACAGGGAATGGGGTAAGGAAGCTGGGAGAGCCTAGCTGCCAGTATTCTGAATTCTGCTCATGTTTTAAGCCACGATTTACTGAAAACCTTATGTTTAGATATTAATGATGGCATCAACACtgtaaaaaattcaagaaaattaagatgatCACAGTTGTCAAAAGGAAGAGCGAAAGAGGAAGGGCTGCAGCACCCACCTCCTTGTGTAGCACGTGGGTACATGCCATCGGATGCAGCTCGCTGGGCTGGACGAGTTTCTGGCACATTAGACACAGTTTACAGGTGGCTGGAGCCTGCACAGCAGAGGAGGGACCGTCAAAAGAGGGAGGAACCTCTGGGTCTCCTGGCCTTTTATGCCCATGATTCTATCTACAATTTCCACGTAGCAAAGAGATTTTACACCACAGAAAGAAAAGTTCAAATACAGAGTACTTGCATTTTCCCACCCTGGGCTACCAACAACCCAGCTGAGGAGATAATGGTTTCTTCCTGCACGCCACCTATAAATCCACTCCCTCCTCGCCACCCCCAGCTTCTCCAACATCccagttttcaaagaaaagagtCTTACATGTGAAGACCTCCCAGGATATGAAACTTGGGCAGAAGGCAAGAACATTGGGGTACTGATTTGGGCGAGTGGAGCAGGGTACAGGGCCCGGATCCGACCAAGTGGCTGTGGGCAGAAACGTTGTCAGAGTGAGGCAGGAATGTCTGCGTAACAGGGCGTTACCAAAAGGAAATCATTCATTTCTCAGCCCGGTGAAGGAAGAAAGCAGGCCAGACACCCCTGGCTGCAATGCTGCTTCTCACCCCAAATTTTTCTGAAATCTGCCTCTTGCTTCAACATCTCaacaggtctgctgctgctgctaagtcgcttcagttgtgtccgactctgtgcgaccccatagacggcagctcaccgggctcccccgcccctgggattctccaggcaagaacaccggagtgggttgccatttccttcacaggTCGGAGATCCCACCAAATAGCTTTTCTTACCTGAGTACTTGCCGCCACCCGCTCATGCTCTGCCAGTCGCGCGGCTACCAGCTGGATCAGCTCCTCCATGGTCAGACCTGCCATGGTCGTACGTGCTGTCTTGATTTGCTGAAGAATGTTGGTCATCTGAGCCCTAAGAAAGAGAGATATTGAGGGGGAGAAATTTTGTGCTACCTTCATGGGGAATATCTATGAAACCTCTCCTATTTTAACCCATAAATATTTCTctggaaaacactttttaaattaatcctTAAAAACACTTACTTATTGCATTGTGGGAACCGAGTCAGCAACTTctccagaatcttctccagtTTGTCTACTGGTTGGGGCCGGGGAGTTTCAGTAGAAGCCTTAACACCACCCAAGCCTGGGGGAGGCGGGATGGAGGCAGCAGGGGGCACGTGCGGACCATGGGGGCCGACAAGGGAACCCAAGCTGGGGCTATTTCTCCCATGGGAGCcaggaaggggtggggaaggCTGGTTGGGCTGGGAAAGGgcagggttcaggattgggaaagACAAGGACCGGGGATCTGCACTGGGCATAACCATGGGCATCGTGACCTGCCCAATGGAGAAGGGCATCCGAGGAGCCAGAGAGGGACTGGGCTGAAACACCTGAAGCATGAAGTCTGTCTGCAGAAGGGAAGAGGTGGAAgatgagagggagagaaagaaaacagaagtttaGGCAACTGAAATCAGTAAGCAACTCTTTCTTGTACCAAATAAGGACATCCAATACctttataaaaacaaaggaaagattcTAGGCTCTGCCACCAACATGAAAAAGTAGACTCGCCAGAGCCAGCGTGCTTACCTCTGATGGGGGTGGAGGCAGGGTTGGGGTAGGGATCTGAGGAAGGCTGCTCAGCTTGGCTCCATTCCTCACGAGCTGAATATGATTATTAAATTGGTCCTAGGAAACAGAGAAGAGCAAGCGttatcctttactgctgagcagaGTGAG is a window encoding:
- the RNF214 gene encoding RING finger protein 214 isoform X2, with the protein product MAASEVAGVVATAPNPPESSSSVCASKPDEGPPDGLSPKDPAQKHKNSPLSSTDFKTTDSEVNTDQDIEKNLDKMMTERTLLKERYQEVLDKQRQVENQLQVQLKQLQQRREEEMKNHQEILKAIQDVTIKREETKKKIEKEKKEFLQKEQDLKAEIEKLCEKGRREVWEMELDRLKNQDGEINRNIMEETERAWKAEILSLESRKELLVLKLEEAEKEAELHLTYLKSTPPTLETVRSKQEWETRLNGVRIMKKNVRDQFNNHIQLVRNGAKLSSLPQIPTPTLPPPPSETDFMLQVFQPSPSLAPRMPFSIGQVTMPMVMPSADPRSLSFPILNPALSQPNQPSPPLPGSHGRNSPSLGSLVGPHGPHVPPAASIPPPPGLGGVKASTETPRPQPVDKLEKILEKLLTRFPQCNKAQMTNILQQIKTARTTMAGLTMEELIQLVAARLAEHERVAASTQPLGRIRALYPAPLAQISTPMFLPSAQVSYPGRSSHAPATCKLCLMCQKLVQPSELHPMACTHVLHKECIKFWAQTNTNDTCPFCPTLK